The segment CAAGATGTTTTTAATGAGTCGTTGGCCAAATGGTAAATTCATAAGATGAACTTAACAGATTACACATATTTACTCAACAAACCTGAAGCTATAAATGACAGGTACGCTGAAACATTGGACAATGTTTTGACTGCGTTTCCTTATTTTCAAAGTGCCCGTGTGTTGAAGTTAAAACATCTGTATAATCAGGACAGTTTTAATTATAATTACGCTCTGAAAGTTTCTGCTGCTTATACTACGGACAGAAGTATTTTATTCGATTTTATCACTTCCGATTCTTTTGTATCTGTACAAAAAGGCTTGTACGAAAAGAAGTTGGAAGAACTAATGAACATGAGTGTCATTGGAAGCGAACATATCATTGTAGAAGCCAATCAGCCTATTGTTGATGCTTTAGAACAATCTATTTTAACTTCTATCAAAGAAGCTACGGCCACAGAAGAACAAAAAGCAGAAGAAAAATTAGCTATCGGAAAACCATTAGAGTTTTCTAAAAACGAGAAACATTCGTTTCAGGAATGGTTGCAATTATCACGATTAAAACCAATTGTCAGAGAAGACTCGAGCGATAGCGAACAGACGCAGCAAATTAAATCTTCATTTGCTGATGACAAGAAGAAAAAATTAGATTTAATCGACAAATTCATCGAGAACAATCCGAAGATAACTCCAATAGCAAAAGACGCTACAGTTCCGGTAATAGAAGTCATTCCGGAAGATACTTCCCACTTGATGACCGAGACTTTAGCCCGAGTATATTTAGAACAAAAAAAATATTCAAAAGCAATTCAAGCCTATGAAATATTAATTTTGAAATATCCGGAAAAAAGTAGTTTCTTTGCAAACCGAATTTCGGATATTAAAATTTTACAACAAAATAATAATTAAGTAATGAGCACATTTTCAATCTTTTTAGTATTAATAACAATAGTTTGTTTTTTATTGATCATAGTAGTTATGGTACAAAACCCTAAAGGCGGCGGTTTATCATCTTCATTAGGTGGTTCAACACAAATGGGTGGTGTTCAAAAAACAACTGACTTTTTAGATAAAAGTACTTGGACATTAGCAACTATATTAATTGTTTTGATATTATTATCAAGCTTAAGTTTCACAGGAAGCACAAGTGATGCTAATTCAAAAATCATTGATGATACAGAAGCTGCTGCTCCAAAAACAGCAACTCCGGCTCCGGCTAAACCAGTTGAGACTCCAAAAAAATAATTTGCATTCAAAAAATATAATGCCAGCACTGACATGCTGGCATTTTTTTTAGAAAAAATGCCGCTTGGCACAATTTCTGACTAGCGGTAACCAACATTAAAATAACATAAAAACATAATTATGGCATTAAATATCAAACCTCTTTCAGACAGAGTTATCATTGAACCTGCAGCCGCTGAAACGCAAACAGCTTCCGGAATCATTATTCCTGATACGGCAAAAGAAAAACCGCAAAAAGGAACTGTTGTAGCTGTTGGAAACGGTAAAAAAGACGAACCTTTAACAGTTAAAGTTGGCGATGTTGTTCTTTATGGAAAATATGCCGGAACTGATTTAAAGTTCAATGGAAAAGATTACCTAATCATGCGTGAGGATGACATCTTAGCAATTATATAATTCAAAAAAAACTAACATAAAATGGCAAAAGATATAAAATTCGATATTGAGGCTCGCGACGGTTTAAAACGTGGTGTTGATGCTTTAGCAAATGCAGTAAAAGTAACTCTTGGACCAAAAGGTCGTAATGTAATTATTGGAAAATCATTTGGAGGACCAACCGTTACCAAAGATGGTGTTACCGTTGCAAAAGAAATTGAATTGAAAGACGCATTAGAAAATATGGGTGCGCAAATGGTAAAAGAAGTAGCATCAAAAACCAATGATTTAGCTGGTGACGGAACTACGACTGCAACTGTTTTGGCTCAGGCTATCGTTAAAGAAGGTTTGAAAAACGTTGCTGCCGGCGCGAATCCAATGGATTTAAAGCGTGGAATTGATAAAGCAGTTGAAGCTATTGTGGCTGACCTTGCAAAACAAGCTCAGGTTGTTGGAAGTGATTCTGAAAAAATAAAACAAATTGCTTCTATTTCCGCAAATAATGATGAAGTTATTGGTGATTTGATTGCAACTGCTTTTGGAAAAGTAGGTAAAGAAGGTGTTATCACTGTCGAAGAAGCAAAAGGAACTGATACTTATGTTGATGTTGTGGAAGGAATGCAGTTTGACAGAGGTTATTTGTCTCCGTATTTTGTTACCAATCCAGAGAAAATGGAAGTAGAATTAGAAAGACCATACATTCTTTTATATGACAAAAAAGTATCTTCTCTAAAAGAGTTATTACCAATATTAGAACCAGTAGCACAATCCGGGAAACCATTATTAATTATTGCGGAAGATGTTGATGGCGAAGCGTTATCGACATTGGTGGTAAACAAATTACGTGGTGCATTGAAAATTGCTGCTGTAAAAGCTCCTGGTTTTGGTGACAGAAGAAAAGCAATGTTGGAAGATATTGCCATACTAACCGGAGGAACTGTCATTGCTGAAGAAAGTGGTTATACTTTAGAAAACACTACTTTAGAAATGTTGGGTACCGCTGAAAAAGTAACTATTGATAAAGACAATACAACTTTGGTAAATGGTGCCGGAACGGCTGACATGATTAAAAATCGTGTAAACCAAATCAAAGGTCAAATGGAGTCAACGACTTCTGACTATGATAAAGAAAAACTACAGGAACGTTTGGCTAAATTAGCTGGCGGTGTTGCTGTACTATATGTTGGTGCTGCTTCTGAAGTAGAAATGAAAGAGAAAAAAGATCGTGTAGACGATGCGCTTCATGCGACTCGCGCTGCGGTTGAAGAAGGAATTGTAGCTGGTGGTGGTGTTGCTTTATTAAGAGCAAAATCAGTTTTGGATAAGCTAAAAGCTGACAATGCTGATGAAGCTACAGGAATCCAAATTGTATCACGTGCTGTTGAAGCTCCGTTAAGAACTATTGTTGAGAATGCAGGATTAGAAGGTTCTGTTGTCGTTGCAAAAGTTTCGGAAGGGAAAGCCAATTTTGGTTACAACGCCAAAACAGACGAATATGTTGATATGCTAAAAGCCGGAATCATTGATCCTAAAAAAGTAACGCGTGTAGCCCTTGAAAATGCTGCCTCAGTTTCAGGAATGATTTTAACTACCGAATGTGCATTGGTGGAAATCAAAGAAGAAAATGCTGGTGGCGGAATGCCAATGGGCGGTGGAATGCCGGGAATGATGTAATTCACATTCTTTAGAATAAAAAAAAGCCTCAATTTCTTGAGGCTTTTTTTTATTCTTGCTTTGGTGTTTTCTTAATCATCTTCAGGAAAACCGGAAACGTAGAAACTAATATTATTCCGATAACGATTTTCTCAATGTGATGTTTTAAATCGATATCAAATTTCTCTAAAAACATTCCATATAAGTAATGCCCGGAGAAAATAAGAGTAAATGACCAAAGGAATGAGCTTACAATGTTGTAAAACATAAACTTCTTTTTATCCATAGTCACAATTCCGGCAACTATAGGCGCAAATGTTCTGACGATTGGTAAAAAACGCGCGAAGATTATCGCTTTTCCACCATATCTTTCAAAGAAATCTTTAGACTGAATCAGGTATTTTTTCTTGAACCAAAAGCTATCTTCTTTTTTATATAAATAATATCCGCTTCTTTCACCAAACCAATATCCCATCATATTTCCTAAGATTCCTGCAACAGCAACCAATACTGACAACAGTGTCACATTAGCAATATCTGATGGTATGACAGCAAAGTTCTCAACTAAATCCCGACTGTATATTCCTGCTAAAAAAAGTAAGCTATCACCAGGCAAAAAGAAACCGGCAAACAAACCTGTTTCGGCAAAAACAATAAACAACACAATCCACAAACCAACTTTTACACCACCAATAGACATGGTTATGTAAAATTCGGGATTTAGTAATTGCATCCAGTCAAAATCACTCATGGATTATAAAATTAAGTGGGTAAAAATTTCGAGCGTGAAAGTACTCCTTTTTTTTGGGATATTGCTATATTTTCACATATCGATAACTAATGCTTTTGCAAATCTAAATTTTGAAGTAACGATACCGAAACGGTATGATTCATTACATCATTACCAGAACTGGATGTAACAAACTGATTCATATAACCCAATTCTAATCGAATGTTGTTATTGTAATTCAATCCAAGTCCAATTAGAAACCTGTTTTGATCGATAACTTTTGAATTAATTTTATTGTCGCCTAAATTCAGAAAAACTTCATCCTGAACAACAGCATAAATTTCTTCGTTACTTGATCTTATATTTGCGATGTGAAATAAATTTCTATTCAAATAACGGAATCTGTTCTGATAATTCGTAGTGTTTTCAGTTGCTAATTGCTCAACCCATCGTTGCTCTAATCGAAATCTGTGAATGATCGTGTTCTTATTCTCATTCCATTTTTTATTGAACTGGTATTGTTGCCAAAACCTGTTTTCTCTGTAAAATTTATCCAACGAAGCACTATAAGTATTGACTAAAGCATAGCCGCCACTTATGTTTTTATATGGTGACAAATAATAGATCCCGCCTATTCTAAATAAATTTTGAAGATTTTGTTGCAGCTCATTGTCAAGCCTGAATTGCGCTTCAATATGATAACCCCATTTTTCAGAAACCTTATATTGCCCGGTGTAAGCAAACCAAACTCTTTGGTCCTCAACTGTTTTTTGAGCTAAACAATTGCTATAAATTAGCAATAACAAAACGATTCCTAGCTTTTTCAATTTCTTTTTTTGGTAAAAATAAGAATAAAAAAAACTCCTTAAAAATTAAGGAGTTTTTAAAATTATTTTCTTTCATATTTACAACAGCTATGAAGATTTTCATAAACCTCATCTGTTGCTTTAACATCTTCAGTATCATGACCAACTTTGGCAACGGCCTTTTTTACATCAAGTAATGAACATTTTTCTTCATTTATAATTACATGCAGCATATGGTCATCAATATGCCAATCGGCACTTTTCACACCTGCAACAGAAAATGCTGCTTTCTGAATTCGCTTTTTACATTGTTCGCAATTGCCATTTACTTCAAACTCATATTTGGCATTTTTGTTTTTATTGTCTTGTGCTTGTGTTGAAAATGCTACAAACAGTAACATCATTCCTAAAATTATATTTTTCATTTATGTTGAATTTAGTTCAACATCTTTCGATGCTGAAAGTTATTTTATTTTAAATCGCAATCCTGCGTAATACATCTGACCAAATACCGGCGCATATACAATTGAAGTGTCAAAATTTGGGCCAAACGGATTATCACTGCCTAAAATGGCTTTGTCCTGACGATAATTTCCAATATTTTCTCCACCAATATACATTTCAAAGGTACTCGAAAAAGTTCGGGTAATTTGCGCATTCATTACCGCAAAAGAAGGGGAAAACTCAGGCAATCTGTCTTGCTCCGGATTGCTAGCTGTGTTTGGCAATTGCTGTTTCCCCAACCAATTGGTAGTGAAATCGAATTTCCATTGCTTGCCTTTTTCAACGATGTGTGTTTCATATTCCAAATTCACAAAGAAACGATGCTTTGCCTGCAATGGTCTTTGAAAAGTTCCCGAAAGATAATCCGTCGAAATGTCATAATATTTATAAGCCGTTCTCAAATTCAAATGCTTGATGATTTCCAAATTGAAGTCAAGCTGCAAACTATTAGCATACGATTTACCTTTTAGGTTATAAAACAAAACCTGTTGCGGCGAATTCATAACATCTATAACTGCCTGGTTTTGAAAATCGGTTCTGTAGAAATCAACAGTTGTATCAGCATTCATTCCAAATAGTTTGAAATTTTGAGTAAAACTCAGACCGTAATTCCATGCAATTTCCGGATCTAAACCATACACTTTCCCATTCGTATCCAAAACAGAAAACGTCCTTGAGCTGGCAAATAAGTTTTGGTTTTCAGCAAATATATTCGCAGCACGTTTTCCTCTTCCGGCAGAAAATCGAATCACAGCTTTTTCCCAAGGATTGTATTTTACATGCAGTCTTGGTGTGAAAAATGCGCCTAACCTATTGTGATAATCCATTCGTCCGCCAAGAATATAGCTAAACTTATCGTCGTCGTCATAAGTATATTCAAAGAAAGCACCGACCGAATTATCGATTCTGCTTACATCTGAAAGATTTACAAACTCAGCATATTTATCATAGGTAAAGTTCAATCCTGTGGCAAATTTATTCTTTGTATTGCTGATAATCGAATTGAAAATCAGATTCGAATAATAGCTTTGCTGCTTGATATTGTATTGGTTCAAACCAAAATACGATTCCTGATTATGACTGGTAAAAGCATTTTGAAATCCGACACTTTGATACAGCATATCTTTCCAAACATATCCTATTTTTGATGAAAAATCCAGTCTTTCGGTATTGATTTCTGAACCCCAATAATTGGTTGTCAATCTATCTCTGTCAGCATCAAAATCGAGTTCTCCCGTTTGCTTTTCATCATTCATATAACGAAGATTCAAAAACGAAACCCAACCTGTATTCGGATTGGAATATTGCCAACGATTGGCGATGTTGAATTGTTTTCCCAATGGATTATCCAGAAAACCGTCTTCGTTCATATCGTTTTTGGCGACTCTTGCATTACCGTGTAAAAACAAACTCGTTGCCCAATAATCCGAGACTTTACGATTGAAATGAGTATTCAATTCAAAACGGGAATCGGTCGAACCATAAGCATTCAGAAAAAACGGAATATCTTTTAGAGGTTTGATTAATTCGGTATTGATTTGTCCCGAAATACTTTCGTAACCATTAACAACGCTTCCTGCACCTTTGTTGATTTGGATACTCTCCACCCAAGTTCCCGGCGTAAAAGACAAACCATACGCCTGAGAAGCGCCACGAACCGATGGAATATTTTCTTCGGTAATCATGATATAAGGACTTGTCAAACCCAACATTTTGATTTGTTTGGTTCCTGTCAAAGCATCCGAAAAATTGACATCGATGGATGGATTGGTTTCAAAGCTTTCGGCCAGATTACAACAAGCTGCTTTAAGCAATTCTTTACTTGTTACCAATGTCATATTGGCCGTTCCTGAAATTGATTTTTTTAGTCCTTTTTTACTGGCTTGAACGTTTACCGTTTTCAGAGTGTCTTTTTTGACATCTTCTTGTGAAAAAGTAACGGTAGAAACCAACAATGTAAGGAACAACATTGTATTTTTCATTTTTTAAATTTTAATATTCGTGATTAAGTGAGTACTTATCGAATACTAAAATCAGGCATAAAAAGTATATTGGCTGTATAAGAGATACAATGGCGGTGTATGCGCATCGCTGTAGTAAGTAAGATTATCTCTTTGTTTGAAGTTGTTTTTTGAAACAAAAATTGCAGGTTTCCAGTCATGTGTAACCGGAATAAAATCAGCGTCAAATGATACCGATTTTACGATAATCTGGTCTGATTTAATTTCAGCTTTAATAACTTTATCATTGCAGCATTCCGAATCTTCCTCAACAATTCCGCAGCATTCGTCTAGAGTTTGTTCAACGGCTGGAGCTGCATTTATAGTTATAGAAGCGATTTCATCATCACAATAATGTACATTGAAAGCTAATCCCAAATTGGAAACCAACAGGAGAGCTGTCAATAAAATACTAATGTGTTTTCTGAAAATCATGGGGCAAAGTTAGTAAAAACCATTGGGCAAAAACTTAAAATTAAATTAAAACTTTACAATTCAAACTCTTGTCCCATCAACGGAACAGCGCAATCAAAACCGTATTTTTCCTGAATTTTGATTCGCAACTCGTCTGCCGGTTGGTTTTCACCATGTACTAAAAAAACTTTTTTAGGTTTGTTTTTTAATTCTGATAACCAATTGAGCAAATCATTTTGGTCACCATGCGCTGACAATCCTTGTATTTCAAGAATTTTGGCCAAAACCGGATAATATTTCCCATGAATTTTTATTTCTGTTGCTCCTTCTAAAAGCTTTCTGCCACGCGTTCCTTCGCCTTGATAGCCAACCATAATTATTGCTGTTTCAGGCAATCCAATGTATTCTTCTAAATAACTCAAAACCCTTCCTCCGGTAACCATTCCGCTTGCTGCTATGACAACTTTTGGCCGTTTATCAAAAATTGTATCTATAGTTTCCTGATATTCTGTATTCATGGTGAATGTTTTGCACATTTCAACGCAATCATTTTCGGAAAGTTTATGCCAATTTTTATTATCTGTAAAAACATCCAAAACGTTTATTCCCATTGGAGTATCAATTACGTATGGAATATTTGGAATTCTATCTTCCTCTTTTAGCTTCCAAATCAAATACATAATGGTTTGGGCGCGTTCTACAGCGAAACTCGGAATAATAACAGTTCCACCATTTTGATACGTGTTGTTGATGTAGGTTTCTAACAGCAATTTGACGTCCTCATCAGGATGTATTCTATTACCATAAGTACTTTCTAAAAAAACATAATCCGCTTCTTTGGGTTTTACCGGCGAATACATCAGCACATCATTATCCCGACCAATATCTCCGGAAAAAACGAGCGTTTCCCCTTCTAATTTCAGCTCGATAGAACAAGCGCCAATGATGTGACCGGCGTTTCTAAAAACAGCTGATATTTCAGCATCAAGCGATACTTTCTGATTTGGTTTTATCACTCTAAATAATGGAAAAACTTCTTCGGTTTGCTCAATATTATACAACGGTTCTGCTTTTTCATGCTTGGAAAAATGCTCTTCGTTGGCTTTATTGGCTTCTTCTTCCTGAATTTTGGCGCTGTCTAACAAAATTAATTTGGTAACTGCCGCTGTTGGACTTGTGCAATATATTTTTCCTTCAAATCCTTGATTGACCAATCTTGGCAACCAACCGCAATGATCTAAATGGCCATGTGTAAGCAAAACAAAATCAATTGTGTTGGGCAAAATCGGTAATGGTTCCCAATTGAGTTCTCGTAATGGTTTTATCCCTTGAAATTGTCCGCAATCAATTAGGATTCTGAGTCCGTTACTTTCAATTAAAGTTTTTGAACCCGTTACTGTTCCTGCTCCTCCAAGAAATTTAATTTTCATATCACAAATATTTACACAGTTCTGACGCTTCTTTAGTCACGTTTTTTATTCTGATTGGACTAAGTCCGATTTTTTCAAGAACTTCAACTTTATCAATAATTTCCCTAGCCAAGATGATATCCGACACCAACAATTTATCTTTTTCGGCCAAAGTCAAAGTCGTTAAACAAGTAATCGGATACAATTGCTCATTATCAATTTTTTTTCGCAAACAAAATTTTGGTGGATAATCCCAACTCAATAATTTTAATCCGGAACAATTGGCAAAACTCATTGCATCGGTAGTAAATCGGTTATTGGTTGCAATCCAACAGCTTGAAATTTTATCGCTTTTGGAAAATATCGGATGGTTTCTGTCTTTCAAATCATTAAATCTGGAAAGTATATACATTGGGACTTTTACATCAGAATTGGTTTCGCTTCTTGGATGAAATTTGCATTCTATCATTTCGATATAATTGTTTTTTTTGATAACGACATCTATTTCGTGACTCACACATTTGCCTTGTAAAAAAAGATTGTTTTTTGTTGTATAGCCTTCAGAAATAAATAGCCGTGAAATGAATTTTTCAAAGAAAAAACCGGCTGGACCAAGCATTTGAATAGCAACTCTCAGATTATATCTCGCCGCATTGGAGTTAGAAGATTTTTTGAGTAAATTAAAAGCTAGTTTGTAGATTTTTTTGGTAGTAATACCTTCGTAAATTTGATTGTCGATAGCTTGCAGAATACCATCAACAACCAATATACTTGCACCCGATTTTAATAAAGAACTTTTAAGTTTGTCTCGATTAAACTCAACAACACTGCCAGAATGCTTTACTATTTTCATAAGACCCAAAATTAAATTTCAGCATATACTATACGAGTAAAGTTACGAAAAAATGCTTATTTTTTAATTTGCTTCTGATAATAAAATCCGGGAATGAAAAGCAAAATAAAAATCGGTTGAATCAAAAAACGTCTGATGTAAAAAAGCGTCATTTTGCTTTCTTCTCCAAAAGAAATAAGCGTAAAAATGAAACTAATCATCAAAACCGAACCCAAAATCATAAAAAGCAAGGCCGAAAATTTTACAATCTGCTTGTCTTTAAAAATCACATACAGCAGTAATAATGAAATCACTGAATTGAGATAGAACCTTATTCCCAAACTAAAAAACAATTTAAAAATGTTGATTTGTGGAAACGGCAAATGCGCGTATTCGTCTTTGAAATAATTTAAAAACGGATCGTAGAATAGCGTGTCTTCAAATACTCTGATTAAAATCAGAAGCAATATCAAAAACAATGACCAGCCTACTTTTTCTTTATTTCTTATCAACTTCTGTAGCATAGAACGAATATTTATTAATCCAAATTACCCATAACAAAAATACAACTCCATAAATCACTAATGGAAAAATTACACCGTGTAGTAAATGCTCATATTGAGGAAAATGATACAACGCAACGCACAAAAGCGCAATCCGAGCAATGTTCAAAACGTGAATCAAAAATATTCCGAAAACTATAAACAAAACCGTTTTCTTGAATTTTCCAGTGAATGCAATTACGAATGAGATGAATAAAATCATTACACTTAAAGCATTGCATCCTTCAATAATTCGGGAAATGTATTTGCCTTTATAAAACAATTTTACTGTCGGTTCCGTCTGATGCGGCATGGTGTAAGAATTGGAATCAATCCAGGACAAAACCGTTGCAGATTGATCGGCTACAGCTTGTGTAAAAAAATCCACATCAAAATCTTTGACATTATAACGACTTAGATAGCTTTGATAAATAAAGGTCAAAACCAAATAACTCAAGATAAATTTTCCAAGAAAAAGCAAGAAAGGTTTGTATTGCAGCAGCAGATTCTTCAAAATAGAATTTTTAACAAATTTATATAAAATAAAAAAAGTGCAGTCGTTACTTTTGCATAAAAAATTGAAAATGAATTTCGAAAACTTAAAACCACAAGTAATTGCATTACTTTCTGAAGCGAATGCTGAAAGAGATATCAAATTAAAAAACCTTTGCCAATTGCTTACTGACAATGTTGATTATTACAATTGGGTTGGATTTTATTTTGCCAATCATGAAAACAAAACGTTGCATCTAGGACCTTATGTTGGTGCTGAAACAGATCATATTGTCATTCCATTCGGAAAAGGAATTTGTGGGCAGGTAGCAGAATCAAACCAAAATTTTGTCGTTCCCGATGTTACTGCTCAGGATAATTATATTGCCTGCAGCTTTACCGTTAAGTCGGAAATTGTAGTACCGCTTTTTGTAAATGGAAAAAATATTGGGCAGATAGACATCGACAGTCACGTGATTGATCCTTTCACAGAAGCCGACGAACGGTTTTTAGAATTTGTAAATCAGGAAGTTGCCAAACTTTTTTAAGTTAAGGCTATCTTTTTATTTGCCTAATCGAAAAAGAAGATTATCTTTGCACACGAATTGAGAAAACCTCTATTCATACATAATAATCATTTAAATAAATATTGGAATGTATCTAAGTAAAGACACAAAAGCAGAAATCTTCGCTAAACACGGAGGAAAAGCAGAAAACACAGGATCTGCAGAAGGACAAATCGCATTGTTCACATTTAGAATCTCTCACTTAACTGAGCACTTGAAAAAAAATCGTCACGATTACAACACTGAGCGTTCGTTAGTACTTTTGGTAGGTAAAAGAAGAAGTCTTCTTGACTACTTGAAGAAAAAAGATATCAACAGATATCGTGAGATCATCAAAGAATTGAATATTAGAAAATAGTCAATAAAAAAGAGGTGCCCACGCGCCTCTTTTTATTTTTAGATTAAAAAGAAGAAAAGTTTCGGTTTTTCATTGGGTTACAAACAACTACTACAACAACTACAACACAACTAACCTAATTGTTTAAAAACGAATTAAATTTTATGATTCCAAAAGTAACCCAAGAAACAATCGATTTAGGTGATGGAAGAAGCATCACAATCGAAACAGGTAAATTAGCAAAACAGGCAGACGG is part of the Flavobacterium sangjuense genome and harbors:
- a CDS encoding ATP cone domain-containing protein, with amino-acid sequence MKIVKHSGSVVEFNRDKLKSSLLKSGASILVVDGILQAIDNQIYEGITTKKIYKLAFNLLKKSSNSNAARYNLRVAIQMLGPAGFFFEKFISRLFISEGYTTKNNLFLQGKCVSHEIDVVIKKNNYIEMIECKFHPRSETNSDVKVPMYILSRFNDLKDRNHPIFSKSDKISSCWIATNNRFTTDAMSFANCSGLKLLSWDYPPKFCLRKKIDNEQLYPITCLTTLTLAEKDKLLVSDIILAREIIDKVEVLEKIGLSPIRIKNVTKEASELCKYL
- a CDS encoding exosortase F system-associated membrane protein; this encodes MLQKLIRNKEKVGWSLFLILLLILIRVFEDTLFYDPFLNYFKDEYAHLPFPQINIFKLFFSLGIRFYLNSVISLLLLYVIFKDKQIVKFSALLFMILGSVLMISFIFTLISFGEESKMTLFYIRRFLIQPIFILLFIPGFYYQKQIKK
- the xrtF gene encoding exosortase family protein XrtF; translated protein: MKNLLLQYKPFLLFLGKFILSYLVLTFIYQSYLSRYNVKDFDVDFFTQAVADQSATVLSWIDSNSYTMPHQTEPTVKLFYKGKYISRIIEGCNALSVMILFISFVIAFTGKFKKTVLFIVFGIFLIHVLNIARIALLCVALYHFPQYEHLLHGVIFPLVIYGVVFLLWVIWINKYSFYATEVDKK
- a CDS encoding GAF domain-containing protein, translating into MNFENLKPQVIALLSEANAERDIKLKNLCQLLTDNVDYYNWVGFYFANHENKTLHLGPYVGAETDHIVIPFGKGICGQVAESNQNFVVPDVTAQDNYIACSFTVKSEIVVPLFVNGKNIGQIDIDSHVIDPFTEADERFLEFVNQEVAKLF
- the rpsO gene encoding 30S ribosomal protein S15; this translates as MYLSKDTKAEIFAKHGGKAENTGSAEGQIALFTFRISHLTEHLKKNRHDYNTERSLVLLVGKRRSLLDYLKKKDINRYREIIKELNIRK